The following proteins are encoded in a genomic region of Dasypus novemcinctus isolate mDasNov1 chromosome 3, mDasNov1.1.hap2, whole genome shotgun sequence:
- the MKRN3 gene encoding probable E3 ubiquitin-protein ligase makorin-3 produces the protein MEEPAAPTEAHEAAGAAAGAQAAEGAAPGPGLPAREASRPPAAPGPAPGPAPFGASGRGPARASGGGARPRCLPGRSGGSWTRQVVCRYYLHGLCKEGQNCRYSHDLSGRQPARQDRASPPRASAGGGPSTAARGEPLTQEAAEAPPAASSRSSSLIGPAAERGFFEAEADNAGSEAAAAGAESWGDAIEFVPGQPYRGRRVLSAPKPLAQSPVSEKEQVAAGSEKQLCPFAARGRCFRGQNCAYLHGDACDLCGLQILHPLDAAQRAEHIRACIEAHEKDMELSFAVQRSMDKVCGICMEVVYEKANPSDCRFGILSNCNHTYCLKCIRVWRRAKHFQYRIIKSCPQCRVTSNFVIPSEFWVEEEEEKQKLIQQYKEAMSNKACRYFDEGRGCCPFGENCFYKHAYPEGPGVEPAGQAAEEPAGQAAEEPAGQAAEVPEGQAAEEPEGQAAEEAEGQAAEEPPRQGGGAYSTYWNQLLEPVHVGAGSIPFRKIKKELVTRKLANWLFKHFLSLGGDACYFSKELWDLLQYELEEYFNLNL, from the coding sequence ATGGAAGAGCCTGCAGCTCCCACAGAAGCCCACGAGGCGGCAGGGGCCGCTGCGGGGGCCCAGGCGGCAGAGGGGGCCGCCCCCGGGCCCGGCCTCCCCGCTCGCGAGGCCTCCCGGCCGCCGGCGGCTCCAGGCCcggcccccggcccggcccccttTGGTGCGTCAGGGCGGGGGCCCGCCCGGGCCtcggggggcggggccaggccgcGCTGCctgccgggccgcagcggcggcaGCTGGACGAGGCAGGTGGTGTGCAGGTACTACCTGCACGGGCTGTGCAAGGAGGGGCAGAACTGCCGCTACTCCCACGACCTCTCGGGCAGGCAGCCCGCGCGTCAAGACCGCGCATCGCCGCCCCGAGCCTCTGCAGGCGGAGGCCCCAGCACGGCTGCGCGCGGCGAGCCCCTGACTCAGGAAGCGGCGGAAGCCCCCCCTGCTGCGTCCTCACGCTCCTCGTCTCTAATTGGCCCAGCCGCTGAAAGGGGTTTCTTTGAAGCTGAGGCAGACAATGCAGGCTCCGAAGCAGCTGCAGCAGGTGCAGAGTCCTGGGGAGACGCCATTGAGTTTGTTCCCGGGCAGCCCTACAGGGGCCGGCGGGTTCTTTCTGCCCCGAAGCCTCTCGCACAAAGCCCAGTGTCTGAGAAGGAGCAGGTGGCAGCGGGCTCGGAGAAGCAGCTCTGCCCCTTCGCAGCCCGAGGGCGATGTTTTCGTGGGCAGAATTGTGCTTACCTCCATGGAGACGCATGCGACTTGTGTGGGCTGCAGATTCTGCACCCTTTGGATGCTGCCCAGCGAGCCGAGCACATAAGGGCCTGCATTGAAGCGCACGAGAAGGACATGGAACTCTCATTTGCTGTCCAGCGCAGTATGGACAAGGTGTGTGGAATCTGCATGGAAGTTGTCTATGAGAAAGCCAACCCCAGTGATTGCCGCTTTGGCATCCTCTCCAACTGCAACCACACCTACTGTCTCAAGTGTATCCGCGTGTGGAGGAGGGCCAAGCATTTTCAATACAGGATCATTAAGTCATGCCCACAGTGCAGGGTCACCTCCAACTTTGTCATTCCCAGTGAGTTCTGggtggaagaggaagaagagaagcagaaactAATTCAGCAATACAAGGAAGCAATGAGCAACAAGGCCTGCAGGTATTTTGATGAAGGCAGGGGTTGCTGTCCATTTGGAGAAAATTGTTTTTACAAGCATGCATACCCTGAGGGCCCAGGAGTGGAACCCGCGGGTCAGGCTGCGGAGGAGCCCGCGGGTCAGGCTGCGGAGGAGCCCGCGGGGCAGGCTGCGGAGGTGCCCGAGGGGCAGGCTGCGGAGGAGCCGGAGGGTCAGGCTGCCGAGGAGGCCGAGGGCCAGGCTGCGGAGGAGCCTCCGAGGCAGGGTGGTGGGGCATACAGTACTTACTGGAATCAACTTTTGGAGCCTGTGCATGTGGGAGCAGGCAGCATAccctttagaaaaattaaaaaggagcTTGTCACACGTAAGCTGGCCAATTGGTTGTTTAAGCATTTTCTTTCACTGGGCGGTGATGCCTGCTACTTCTCCAAGGAACTGTGGGACTTACTTCAGTATGAGctggaagaatattttaatttgaatCTGTAA